The stretch of DNA GGATTGCCCCCTCTTCTATGTCCTCCAATGTATCGTACACTTCGGAAAACAGGCCGATCGGCTCGGTTGGGACCGCAATCAATTCTGAAAGCGGGAGGTCCTGTTCTTGCTTAAGTTGTTCCAGATAGGCTTGATGTTGGAACAGATTCAAGTCGATTTCGCCTTCCAGCAAATCTACATTCAACTCATCGATATCTTGGTATTCAAAAAAACTGACTTGATAGCCCTTTTTTTCGAGTTCCGGAATAACCGCCCTTTTCAACAGGAAATTAAACGTCCCGCCAGTCGTGCCGATGAGCAAAGTCTTATCATCTCCGGCTGCGTTTTTACCGCTGCATGCGCCCAACAGCGCCACTAGCATAATCGTAATCAGTGATAATACGGTTTTTTTCATCATCTAGTCGCTCTCCCATTCTATTCCACTCTTTCATGAAACTATGAATAACAATGGATGCACGTTATGCACAGTCCTCTAACATCCATGAGTCAGTATACTATATTTTCTCAAATTCCGATATGATTGGCCAAACAAAAACCATCCACCTCGATCGTAGAGGGGATGGTTTACTTGTTGTTATGCAAGATACGGGCTTTTAGATCAAATTATTCCTGCATCCAAGCCGGTTTCCCGAATCCTTGGAAATCGGAGTCGATCACTTCTTCGAATTTATCCGATTCGATCACTTCGATGATGTCTTTGGCAAATTGCTTATCTTGGTTTTCTGTTTTCACCGCGACCACGTTACGGAACTGGTCTGGCATTTCTTCCAATGCAAGCGCATCTAACAAGTTCATGTTAGCAGCTATCGCGAAGTTTCCTGGAACAGCTGCAAGATCGGCACTATCTACAGAACGTGGCAATTGTCCTGCCTCGAGCGGTTGGATGACCAAGTTTTTCGGGTTTTCGACGACATCTTTTTCAGATGCTTTCAATGGTTCGACGTCCGGGTTCATTTTGACAAGGCCATTCGCTTCGAGCACGATTAATGTTCTCGCCGCATTGACAGGGTCGTTAGGAATCGTAATGGAAGCCCCATCCTCGATTTCATCCAAAGATTTGTATTTGTTTGAGTAAATGCCGAGTGGAGCAGTCGGGACGACAATCAAATCCGTCAAATCCATATTGTTTTCTTGAGCGAAGTTTTCCAGGTAGACGATATGCTGGAATAAGTTCGCATCGATATCGCCGCTGTTCAACGCATTGTTCGGTTGGATATAGTCACTGAATTCCGTCACTTCCACTTTATAGCCTTTTTCTTCAAGCCCTGGAATGATCGCTTTTTTCAACATATCACTATACGGACCTGCCGTAGCACCGAATTTCAATGTCTTGCTTTCTTCTGTCGCTGCTGAATCATCTGCATTTTCCGCTTTCTCTTTCCCGCCACAAGCAGCAAGAGCTGCTGCCAGCACAACGGCAAATAGAGTCAATAATACCTTTTTCATCTTCTTCTCTCCCTAATTATCGTTTATCTATAGCTTTTGAAACCCGATCTCCCGTAAATTGAATCAACTGCACTAAAATGATGAGTATCGCGACTGTGACGATCATGATGGAATCGTCGTATCGGTAATATCCGAACCGGATCGCCAAGTCCCCGATTCCTCCGCCGCCGACAAATCCCGCCATGGCGGAATAGGCGACAAGACTGATGACTGTCAATGTTATACCTTGGACAATGCTCGACTTCGCTTCAGGCAAGAGGACATTCCGGATGATCATCCAAGGGGAAGCCCCCATTGCGATGGCCGCCTCGATGACCCCTTTGTCGATTTCCCGCATGGACGTCTCAACGATCCGTGCAAAAAACGGTATGGCTGCTGCGGAAAGCGAAACACTGGCCGCGGCTGGACCGATTATGCTGCCGACAATCAATTGAGTCAACGGAATCAAGGCGACGAGCAAAATGATGAACGGAATGGAGCGCACCATATTGACAACGAAGCCGAAAGAGGAATTGATCAGTCTGTTTTCGAGAAATAATCCCTTATCCGTAATAAACAGCAATACGCCCAATGGAAGCCCGATGATGACCGCAACCGCCAGCGAAATGCCGATCATATAAAGAGTTTCGCCGAAGGCCTTCGTAATATCAGGCATCAGCTCGATGATATGTGGTACGTCAATCACTTCTCCATCACCTCCACGTTCGCCTTTTGACCGACCATAAAGTCGATCGCTTTCTGGATTTCCTGCGGGTCACCCTGCAATTCCATCAGGAAGGTACCAAGCGGCATTTCCTGGATATACTCGATGGAGCCGTGCAAGAAATTCCCTTTGACGTTGAAATGTTGCATCGTATCAGAAATGATGCTCTTGACGGCGACGTCCCCTTTGAATGTCACCTTGACCAATGTCCCGGTACATGTCTCCAAAATCGCTTGCGGCACGTCGAATGAAACAACACTGCTGATGAACTCTTTCGTCAACGGCTGTTTCGGATCGGAGAAAATGTCATACACTTGTCCTTCCTCGATCACTTTCCCGTCCTGCATGATCGCCATCCTATCGCAAATTTCCTTCACGACGTTCATTTCATGAGTGATCAAAACAATCGTGATGCCTAATTCCCGATTTATCTTTTTCAGCAATCGCAAAATCGACGTCGTCGTGTTCGGGTCCAACGCGGATGTCGCTTCGTCGCATAGCAGCACGGAAGGATTATTGGCAAGCGCTCGGGCAATGCCGACCCGCTGTTTCTGTCCACCGCTCAGCTGAGAGGGGTAGACATCCCTCTTATCGGCCAGCCCGACCATCTCGAGCAACTCGGCAACCCGTTCCTCCACTAGATCTCCTGGAGTTTTGGCCGCTTGCAGTGCAAAGGCAATATTTTCATAGACCGTCTTTTGGCTGATGAGATAGAAATGCTGGAAGATCATCCCGATTTTCAACCGGGCTTGCCGCAATTTCTTCCCTTTCAGCTTCACCAAATTTACATCATTCACTAAAATGGTCCCTTTAGTCGGTTTTTCCAACAGATTCATACAGCGGAGCAAGGAGCTCTTTCCCGCTCCTGAATAACCGACGATGCCGAATATCTCGCCTGTATTGATATCAAGGGAGACATCATCCACGCCTTTTACAATGCCAGCCTTCGTCCTATATTCTTTTGTCAGATTTTTGATGCGGATCATGCGATCTCCTCTTTCTGAAAATCAATTACACCTTGACATAATTGCATCCAGATTTTGAAACAAGGCCTAAAATCTGTGACATCCGCTGGAGGCTTTATTTTCATTCGACACTTTTTGAATAAAAATAAAAAACTTCTTCCATTTTCAACGAAAGAAGCACTGAACTATATCAGCTTATCTCTCAGAATGGAATTACACTCTGTAGGACTTGGCACCTTCCTTGATTACAAGGGGTTGCTGGACGTCATCGGGCCTTTCCCTCGGTCGCTCTGGATAAGAGTTATTATTTATTTAGAAACCCAAGGCTTATCATAAGCCCATTTTAAAAAAGAGTCAAGTTATTTTGACATTATTCTATGTAATTGCAGACGGTCTCGTAATGTATGTATACTATTCAATAGAATGAATTTGAGAAAAGAGGAAAAAGAATGGCGACTTCAAATCGATTGAAAGCATTGCCCCCGCATTTTTTCACAGAATTAATTGGAAAGGTCGAGGCAGCACAGGCGGAAGGCCGGGACGTCATCAATCTCGGCCGCGGCAACCCCGACCAGCCAACCCCTCCCCATATTGTCAAAGCGTTGCAGGAAGCTGCGGAAGATCCGGCGACTCACGGCTATTCCCCATTCCGGGGAACGAAGGAACTCCGTCAGGCAGCGGCGGACTTTTACAAGCGGGAGTTCGGTGTGACAGTCGACCCGGAAACCGAAGTGGCGGTCCTCGGAGGAACCAAAATCGGAGTGGTCGAATTGCCGCTCGCCATCATGAATGAAGGGGAACTGTTGCTCCTTCCTGACCCGGGCTATCCGGACTATTTGTCGGGTGTAAGCTTGGCGAGCATCCGCTATGAAACGATGCCGCTTCTCGAAGAAAACGGCTTTTTCCCGGATTACGGCAACTTGTCCGATCGTCAAAAACAAGAAGCGAAATTGATGTATTTGAATTACCCGAGCAACCCGACAGGCGTGACCGCCCCCCTCCCGTTTTTCGAGGAAACAGTCGCATTTGCCAAGGACCATAACATCTATGTGCTGAACGACTTCGCTTATGGCTCCATTGGGTTTGATGGAAAGAAACCGACCAGTTTCCTACAGGCTGAAGGAGCGAAAGACGTCGGCATCGAAATGCTTTCGCTATCCAAAATGTACAATATGGCAGGCTGGAGAGTCGGGTTTGCGATCGGAAATGCAGAAATCGTGGAAGCGATCAACTTATTGCAAGATCATTTATTCACAAGTGTCTTCCCTGCCGTCCAACGGGCAGCCATCACGGCGCTGACGGACAGTCAACAATGCGTGGACGATCTGGTGGCACTCTATGAAAGCCGCCGGGATGTCCTCGTTGCAGAATGCCGCCGGATCGGCTGGGACATCACACCGCCGACAGGCTCATTCTTCGGCTGGTTGCCGATCCCGGAAGGCTACACAAGTGAGCAATTCGCGGATCTTCTTCTTGCCGAGGCGAACGTTGCCGTCTCGCCCGGAAACGGTTTCGGGGAGTACGGCGAAGGCTATGTCCGTATCGGTTTATTGGAAAGTGAAGAGCGGATCAGGGAAGCCGTTTCCCGGATTGAGAAGCTCGGTTTGTTTTCGAAGTGAGTAAAGAATATCCATAAACAAGCGAAAGAGGCTGCCCATCTTCGGACAGCCTCTTCTCACATATGTATTTCACCAAAGCATCGGCTTTTGCACCATCAGCCAGAGCATCAGGAGCAACAGGCCAATGTACATCCAGGAAGTGGATCGCAGCCGATCCAGGACCTGTTTCTTATCAGCCGCTTGTTGGAAGTTTTTCAGAACACTTGTAAACCCTTTCGCCAAAAACACGACGGATACCAACATGATCGCCCACGTCAGCAGAATCCAGGATGAATACCAAGGCCATGGACCGATGATCAGTAAAACAACACCAGTGAATACCAAAACATGGCCTGCATGCATGACCATCCGGATGGTCGCTTGAATTACCGAGAGATAGGCGGATTCCACCTCCAGCTCGGCGCAGCGCAATCGCCGGATGATCGGCAGCAGGACGAATAATGGGCCGATGGACAAGACGGCACTGAACACATGTAAGTAAACAAAGAGATTATAGATGCCGAACTTCATGACCTAGCGTCATTTCTGCACTGGGCTATACTCATGTACCCACACAGACATTGTCGGAAACCAAGGCATTTTTTCATGAATCGCCAACATCGCCTGCTTGTACTCTTCCACTGTCGAATACCCTTCCGTCTTTGCATCTTCATCTGTCAATTCACCCAACGTCTGGGAATAAAGCTTGTCGATCTTGAATTCTTTTCCATTCAACACCATGATTTCTCCCGGATAGGCATAGACCCCGTTCCGCCGGGTCGCCGTCTTCTCCCCATTGATCACTTTTTCAACATCTTCAGGAATGGTGACAAGCCTTTCAATTGAGCAAGTTTTCTCAGGATAATTATTAGTCATCTTTGTTTCCCCACTTTCAATTGATTTCCCATCTCATTATATCCGTATTCGGACTATTAATCGAGGGCTTACATCTCTTGTAACAGATTTGCCATTTCAATCGCGGAAGCCGCGGCATCCCATCCTTTATTTCCTGCCTTCGTCCCTGCCCGTTCAATCGCCTGTTCAATCGAGTCGGTTGTCAGTACGCCGAAAATTACCGGTATCCCTTCCTGCAAGGAAATGGCCGCCACCCCTTTCGCAACTTCATTGCAAACATAATCGAAATGCGGTGTCGACCCGCGGATGACAGTGCCTAGCGTGATGACCGCATCATACTTTCCAGAGGTCGCCATTCTCTTTGCCGCAAGTGGAATTTCATAAGCACCCGGCACCCAAGCGATTGCTACATCCTCCTCGCTCACACCATGCCGACGCAGCGCATCTTCTGCCCCGCTCAATAATTTCCCTGTGATGAATTCGTTGAACCGGGCGACAACGATTCCGATCTTCAATCCGGTTCCGACTAAATGTCCTTCAAATGTAACTGCCATTTCACTTCCCCCTTAGTTATGCAATAACTGCTCCAGTTGTTCTTCGATAAGCGATCAAGTCCTGGATTGTCAGGATGACAAGATCTAACCGTTCTGCTATGACATTCAAATCGGGACGTCTCGCCATCGTTCCGTCTTCATTCATAATTTCACAAATGACGCCGACAGGTTCCGCACCTGCGAGTTTCGCCAAATCCACCGCGGCCTCAGTATGTCCCGCCCGTTTCAACACGCCGCCCGGCTTGGCAATCAGTGGAAAAATATGACCCGGTCTTCTGAAATCAGAAGGGACCGCCTGTGCATCGAGCATCGCAAAAATGGTTTCCGATCGTTCAAATGCCGAGATGCCGGTATGGCAATTCGCATGATCAATGCTGACGGTGAATGCCGTACCATGCGCATCGCTGTTCCGGTCCGTCATGAGCGGAAGGTCAAGCTGATCGGCTTTCTCCTCTTCAATCGGGACACAAATCAAACCTCTTCCTTCCGTCGCCATGAAATTGATCATCTCCGGTGTAGCAAACCGGCCAAGCGCTAAGAAATCTCCTTCATTTTCACGGTCCTCGTCATCCACTACGATGATCGGTTTTCCTTTTTTGAGCTCGTCAATCGCCTTTTCAATTGTTGCGAACAATGTAAAAGACCTCCTTTAACTGAGAAAACCGTTTGCGGCCAATGTCTCCATTGTTACGCCACCGACAGCTTTCTCCTCTTTTTTTGCCAAAAGCTTTTCCATATATTTTGCGAGCATGTCACACTCGACATTCACTTGTTCTCCTACTTTTTTCGCGCCAATGATAGAGTCTTCTTGAGTAACTGGAATGAGGGAAATGACAAACCCATTTTCCGTCACTTCGAAGATGGTCAATGATGTGCCATCCACCGTCACCGAGCCTTTCGGAATCAAATAATCCGACAACTCGGGAGCAATCGCGACTTCCATATAGACGGCATTATCATGTCTTCGGATTTGGATGATGTCACCGGTGCCATCCACATGGCCACTGACAAAATGGCCGCCGAACCGCCCATTGGCAGCCATGGCGCGCTCCAAGTTCAACCGGCTGCCTGTACGAAGCTTATAAAGAGTTGTCGATTTCACAGTTTCAGGCATGACATCCGCCGTAAACTGATCGGCCGAAAAATCCGAAACGGTCAGACAGACTCCATTCACCGCAATACTGTCGCCTTTCTTGACGTCTTCCAGCACTTTGCGGCAACGGATAGCTAGTTTCAATGAATGCGGCCCTTGTTGAACGGATGATACGGTGCCGATTTCTTCTACGATACCAGTGAACACGGAACAGTCCCCTCCTTTCGAAACTGGGGGTCCAGTGTGAATTTAATGATTTTGACAGCACTGCCGCTTCCGTCATAGGCTGTCTCCGGCGTCCTTAGATGCCGAACGAACAAAATACAGATAGGATACTTTCCACCATGGGGCAAACGGGTGGTGAGGAAAGGATTTTCATGAAGTACGGTTTCCACGTCAACCAAAATCGCATTATGGGTAGGGCGGAGGTAATGGACATCGGTCCGTGAAGCTTCCAATGTGGTCCATTTGCTGTCCCCAGTACGCGTGGAAAGGCGGCCATCGAGGATGACGGCGGCTTTCATGGTGACGGTCGGTTTACCGTATATGTTGTAGTGAATAAATGCCCGGTTCAACTGCTCTGCCTCTTCTTTTACTATACCGGTGACGACTTCCATTCCGGCATCCTGAAAAAGCCCGATTCCCTTCCCGTTAACGGAAGGACTCGGTTTGACGGATGCCATAAAGACGCGACGGATCCCGTGTTGAATAAGCAGATCCTTATATAGCGGCGTTTTGCCTGGATAGACACCGTGTTGCGGCGTATCATTCGAACCGTCACGAATGGAATCTGCGTCGATTATCGCGGAAGCAGACACTTTCACTCGCAGCGAATCGGTACCCGCCTTGAAGTTTTGTCCATTTTGCACAGAGACGGCATCGACGAATAGATTCGGCAAGAGTTGACCTTCCGCGGTCCGCACTAAGGCAAGAGCAGTGTTCATTCTACATTCCGGATCCAAATACATTCCCCCTTTCAATGATTGAAAAGGGCAGAACGGATCGGGCAATGTACGCCAACCCAAATCGCTTCTCCCATCCAGACTGTAACTGTCGGTGCCGGAGTTTCACCAGCTCCACCGCCTTCCAAGGAGGAAGGACGGGTCACGGACTGACGAGCCATTGCTCGATCACCGCCGGTAAGGAATTTCACCTTGCCCCGAAGCGTTTGAATTGTATGTACATTACTAACGGTACCATAACCGTTTCTGTTAATCAAAATGCAAAGGAGGAAATAGTGAAAAAGTGCTAGTTCCGGGTGGGTTGGGGTGGGTTTCTGGTAATGGGTGGAAAGCATGTGTGGAAATAGCATATCCGTAAGATGAACTGGTACACCATCATGGCGATCTCCTATACTTTGGGCGGGAACTGGCACACCTGCCGAGAAAACTCTAATTCCCTCTGCCGATTCGAAATCTTACCTTCAAGTTCATAATTGTATTCGTCACTTTTGCTCACTTATTCGTCACGATTATCGATTTATCCGTCACAATCTCAATTTTAATCGTCACTTTCAATACCTTATTCCCGTACCAGGACTTTTGACCCTTAAACGTATGAAAGGAGCTATAGCATCCTTTAAGAAAAAATGGTTTAATTCCGGTTGCTTGCACCCATTGCCAATTCTTTTGCACTAAACACCAGGTTTCTTGCACTCCAACCATAATTGATTGCATTCAACTACCGATTTCTTGCATAGGCCCTTCAATCGCTGCCAGATCTTATCTTTCTTGCACTCGTCACTTAGTTGCTTGCACCCAGCACCGGATTCCTTGCACTTCCACACTATTTGCTTGCACAGGCCTTATTATAGCTACCAGGCCTCGCCTTGCTTGCACTCTACCTTGTCCTTGCACCCACCCACACTTGCTTGCCCCACCCTTTTTCTTCCCACAATAACAACCCGGACTGCTCTTTCCGCAGTCCGGGCCCGTTTGAAATTTATTCTTTCAGGTCTTCAATGGAGTCGATGTCCATGTATGTCGGTACGACCAAACCGATTTTAACACCTTCCATGTTAACGCCGAGTTCTTCGAATTGGCCTTCGAATTTATCCGCATAGTTTTTATGCGTGATCGGCAACCATGCAGCTAGAGAAGCATCCGCACTGCCATCGGCAACTGCTGTCCAGAGTGGACCTGCTTCAACTTGCGTCAATGTTACGTTATAGCCCATATCTTCGAGAACCAATTTCATGACGTTATGGCTCGCAATTTCACTATCCCATGCAACGTAGGCAAGATTGATCTTATCGCCGTCCACTTTTTCGACGCCTTCTGTCCATTCCGCCACTTTGTCCGCATTTTCATCAATCCAGTTTTGCGCCGCTTGTTCTTCTTTTTCACCTTCCTGGATCGCTACCATGACAGCTCCCATGTCTTCCTCTGTCCAATTAAAATTGGAGAGAATTTGATGTGCTTCCGGGAGATCTTCCTTCAAACCGGCACGGCCAATGGTCCTAATTTGTTCTTCCCCGCCGTATACGCCTTTCGGATCCTCTAAATATTTCAAATCGAATTTCGCGAATTTCCAGTGTGGGGTCCAACCTGTCACGATGATCGGCTCTTCTTTGTCATACGCTTTTTTCAAGGCAGCTGTCATAGCCGCACTGGACCCGGATGTGACATCCCAATCTTTGAGTTCGTATTCCTCGATTGCTTGTTCCGTTGCCTGCATGATACCTGCTCCTGGGTCAATGCCGGTAATTTTGTACTTTACGGATTCACCGACCGAACTGCTGCCCGAAGTATTTTCCGGATCGCTGCTCGATTCATTACTTCCCTTGTCATCACTGCCGCAAGCTGCCAAGCCTAGTGCCAGCAGCGCAGCCGTTCCTAATCCAAGTACCTTTTTTGTTAAAGTCATTCTGTAAGTCCTCCCTTTTTCTTCTTACCTGCATGTTGGGTGATCCGATCCAAAATAATCGCCACGATGACAATGGATAACCCGGTTTCAAACCCAACACCTGTTTTCAATTGTGTCACGGCCCGGTAGACTTCCTCACCAAGCCCTGGTGCACCGACCATGGAGGCAATGACGACCATGGATAGTGATAGCATGATGCTTTGATTGACCCCTGCCATGATTGTCGGTTTGGCGAGCGGGATTTGCACTTTGCTCAACCGTTGCCATGTTGTCGATCCATACGCTTCTGTCGCTTCAATCAAGTCTTTCGGCACTTGCTGGATACCAAGCATGGTCAAGCGGATCGTGGGCGGCATCGAGAAAATGACCGATGCCACGACGCCTGGTACGACGCCGATATTGAAAAAGAAAATCGCTGGCAATAAATAAACGAATGCCGGCATCGTTTGCATGAGATCCAAGACCGGATTGACCACATTTCGGACCGTCCTCTTTTGTGAACCCCAAATACCGATCGGAACCCCGATGACGAGTGCGAAGAACACGGATGTCAATACGAGCGCCAGCATTTGTAACATCGGATACCAGTAACCTAAGTAATCGATGAACAACAGGCCGACCAAAGTGAATATCGCAATGCGGCGTGTCGATAAAAACC from Bacillus sp. OxB-1 encodes:
- a CDS encoding MetQ/NlpA family ABC transporter substrate-binding protein, producing MKKVLLTLFAVVLAAALAACGGKEKAENADDSAATEESKTLKFGATAGPYSDMLKKAIIPGLEEKGYKVEVTEFSDYIQPNNALNSGDIDANLFQHIVYLENFAQENNMDLTDLIVVPTAPLGIYSNKYKSLDEIEDGASITIPNDPVNAARTLIVLEANGLVKMNPDVEPLKASEKDVVENPKNLVIQPLEAGQLPRSVDSADLAAVPGNFAIAANMNLLDALALEEMPDQFRNVVAVKTENQDKQFAKDIIEVIESDKFEEVIDSDFQGFGKPAWMQE
- a CDS encoding methionine ABC transporter permease; this encodes MPDITKAFGETLYMIGISLAVAVIIGLPLGVLLFITDKGLFLENRLINSSFGFVVNMVRSIPFIILLVALIPLTQLIVGSIIGPAAASVSLSAAAIPFFARIVETSMREIDKGVIEAAIAMGASPWMIIRNVLLPEAKSSIVQGITLTVISLVAYSAMAGFVGGGGIGDLAIRFGYYRYDDSIMIVTVAILIILVQLIQFTGDRVSKAIDKR
- a CDS encoding methionine ABC transporter ATP-binding protein, which produces MIRIKNLTKEYRTKAGIVKGVDDVSLDINTGEIFGIVGYSGAGKSSLLRCMNLLEKPTKGTILVNDVNLVKLKGKKLRQARLKIGMIFQHFYLISQKTVYENIAFALQAAKTPGDLVEERVAELLEMVGLADKRDVYPSQLSGGQKQRVGIARALANNPSVLLCDEATSALDPNTTTSILRLLKKINRELGITIVLITHEMNVVKEICDRMAIMQDGKVIEEGQVYDIFSDPKQPLTKEFISSVVSFDVPQAILETCTGTLVKVTFKGDVAVKSIISDTMQHFNVKGNFLHGSIEYIQEMPLGTFLMELQGDPQEIQKAIDFMVGQKANVEVMEK
- a CDS encoding pyridoxal phosphate-dependent aminotransferase translates to MATSNRLKALPPHFFTELIGKVEAAQAEGRDVINLGRGNPDQPTPPHIVKALQEAAEDPATHGYSPFRGTKELRQAAADFYKREFGVTVDPETEVAVLGGTKIGVVELPLAIMNEGELLLLPDPGYPDYLSGVSLASIRYETMPLLEENGFFPDYGNLSDRQKQEAKLMYLNYPSNPTGVTAPLPFFEETVAFAKDHNIYVLNDFAYGSIGFDGKKPTSFLQAEGAKDVGIEMLSLSKMYNMAGWRVGFAIGNAEIVEAINLLQDHLFTSVFPAVQRAAITALTDSQQCVDDLVALYESRRDVLVAECRRIGWDITPPTGSFFGWLPIPEGYTSEQFADLLLAEANVAVSPGNGFGEYGEGYVRIGLLESEERIREAVSRIEKLGLFSK
- a CDS encoding DUF2269 family protein — encoded protein: MKFGIYNLFVYLHVFSAVLSIGPLFVLLPIIRRLRCAELEVESAYLSVIQATIRMVMHAGHVLVFTGVVLLIIGPWPWYSSWILLTWAIMLVSVVFLAKGFTSVLKNFQQAADKKQVLDRLRSTSWMYIGLLLLMLWLMVQKPMLW
- a CDS encoding ASCH domain-containing protein, with product MTNNYPEKTCSIERLVTIPEDVEKVINGEKTATRRNGVYAYPGEIMVLNGKEFKIDKLYSQTLGELTDEDAKTEGYSTVEEYKQAMLAIHEKMPWFPTMSVWVHEYSPVQK
- the ribH gene encoding 6,7-dimethyl-8-ribityllumazine synthase; its protein translation is MAVTFEGHLVGTGLKIGIVVARFNEFITGKLLSGAEDALRRHGVSEEDVAIAWVPGAYEIPLAAKRMATSGKYDAVITLGTVIRGSTPHFDYVCNEVAKGVAAISLQEGIPVIFGVLTTDSIEQAIERAGTKAGNKGWDAAASAIEMANLLQEM
- the ribE gene encoding riboflavin synthase — translated: MFTGIVEEIGTVSSVQQGPHSLKLAIRCRKVLEDVKKGDSIAVNGVCLTVSDFSADQFTADVMPETVKSTTLYKLRTGSRLNLERAMAANGRFGGHFVSGHVDGTGDIIQIRRHDNAVYMEVAIAPELSDYLIPKGSVTVDGTSLTIFEVTENGFVISLIPVTQEDSIIGAKKVGEQVNVECDMLAKYMEKLLAKKEEKAVGGVTMETLAANGFLS
- a CDS encoding dihydrofolate reductase family protein, which codes for MGWRTLPDPFCPFQSLKGGMYLDPECRMNTALALVRTAEGQLLPNLFVDAVSVQNGQNFKAGTDSLRVKVSASAIIDADSIRDGSNDTPQHGVYPGKTPLYKDLLIQHGIRRVFMASVKPSPSVNGKGIGLFQDAGMEVVTGIVKEEAEQLNRAFIHYNIYGKPTVTMKAAVILDGRLSTRTGDSKWTTLEASRTDVHYLRPTHNAILVDVETVLHENPFLTTRLPHGGKYPICILFVRHLRTPETAYDGSGSAVKIIKFTLDPQFRKEGTVPCSLVS
- a CDS encoding glycine betaine ABC transporter substrate-binding protein, translated to MTLTKKVLGLGTAALLALGLAACGSDDKGSNESSSDPENTSGSSSVGESVKYKITGIDPGAGIMQATEQAIEEYELKDWDVTSGSSAAMTAALKKAYDKEEPIIVTGWTPHWKFAKFDLKYLEDPKGVYGGEEQIRTIGRAGLKEDLPEAHQILSNFNWTEEDMGAVMVAIQEGEKEEQAAQNWIDENADKVAEWTEGVEKVDGDKINLAYVAWDSEIASHNVMKLVLEDMGYNVTLTQVEAGPLWTAVADGSADASLAAWLPITHKNYADKFEGQFEELGVNMEGVKIGLVVPTYMDIDSIEDLKE
- a CDS encoding ABC transporter permease; protein product: MNEFLPRLPFADWIDNGIDWLVSTFGSVFDGVADFLAGIVEGSVEWLNMVPSILLAVLFSLLAWFLSTRRIAIFTLVGLLFIDYLGYWYPMLQMLALVLTSVFFALVIGVPIGIWGSQKRTVRNVVNPVLDLMQTMPAFVYLLPAIFFFNIGVVPGVVASVIFSMPPTIRLTMLGIQQVPKDLIEATEAYGSTTWQRLSKVQIPLAKPTIMAGVNQSIMLSLSMVVIASMVGAPGLGEEVYRAVTQLKTGVGFETGLSIVIVAIILDRITQHAGKKKKGGLTE